From the Candidatus Bathyarchaeota archaeon genome, one window contains:
- the nadC gene encoding carboxylating nicotinate-nucleotide diphosphorylase produces MFVPRRVLEEKLLEFVAEDVGQGDVTAAAVIPAGLKAKAVVLAKAKGIVAGVEEVEVLAQAFGLQSTVQVTDGSQVKKGQVLLELTGDAQTILCVERTLLNLLSRMSGIATTTHKIADKLKQANIKTRIAATRKTSLGFLYFDKKAVMVGGGDSHRLHLDDLVLIKDNHLALAGGLENALERAKQNVSAYKKIEVEVTSAVDAVKAVQLGADVVMLDNFAPKQIRESVALLEEAGVLGKVLLEVSGGVTEQNIEEFAVQGVDIISLGALTHSVEALDISLKMTPL; encoded by the coding sequence ATGTTTGTTCCACGCAGGGTTTTGGAAGAGAAGCTTTTAGAGTTTGTAGCTGAAGACGTTGGACAAGGAGACGTAACGGCAGCAGCAGTTATTCCCGCGGGGCTAAAAGCGAAAGCAGTTGTTTTAGCTAAAGCAAAGGGCATAGTTGCAGGCGTTGAGGAAGTGGAGGTTTTGGCGCAGGCGTTTGGGTTACAATCCACGGTGCAGGTTACAGACGGCTCACAAGTCAAAAAGGGACAGGTTCTTTTAGAGCTTACAGGAGATGCCCAAACAATACTTTGCGTTGAACGCACCCTACTAAACTTGCTTTCACGCATGAGCGGCATAGCCACAACCACCCACAAAATCGCAGACAAACTAAAACAAGCCAACATAAAAACCCGCATAGCCGCAACCCGCAAGACCTCGTTGGGGTTTTTGTATTTTGACAAGAAAGCCGTCATGGTGGGCGGTGGGGATTCGCATAGGCTGCATTTGGATGATTTGGTTTTGATAAAGGATAATCATTTGGCTTTGGCAGGCGGCTTGGAAAACGCTTTGGAACGCGCCAAGCAGAACGTGTCAGCTTACAAGAAAATCGAAGTAGAAGTCACCTCCGCTGTAGATGCGGTTAAAGCAGTGCAGTTAGGAGCAGACGTGGTTATGCTGGACAATTTTGCGCCCAAGCAAATTAGGGAGTCGGTGGCGTTGCTGGAGGAGGCAGGTGTTTTGGGCAAGGTCCTGTTGGAAGTTAGCGGCGGCGTAACCGAGCAGAACATAGAAGAGTTCGCCGTGCAGGGCGTGGACATAATTAGTTTGGGGGCGCTAACGCACAGCGTGGAAGCGTTGGACATCAGCTTGAAAATGACCCCGCTCTGA